GTTCTTCTGCTTTCTTTAAGGCATCATTTGTTGCAGCTAATACAAGGTCTTGAAGCATTTCTATATCGTCTGGATCAACGACTTCCTCTTTAATATTTACTTCTAGGACTTCTTTATGTCCACTAACAATAACTGTTACCATACCACCGCCAGCAGTACCCTCAATTCGCTTCTCCCCAAGTTCCTCTTGAGCTTTTGCCATTTGTTTTTGCATTTTTTGCATTTGTTTCATCATATTTCCCATATTTCCGCCACCACGCATAATGTAACCTCCTAAGTTTTAATCTTCTATTATTTCAATGAGCTCTGTACCAAAAAGCTTTTGTGCTTCTGTAATAAGAGGATCATCTTCCTTTTGTTTATCATCCTCTGTATCATTACGTTGCTCACGAATATACTCTTCCCTTATTTTTCCCCATTCTGGTTCTGGGACAGCAATCATTTCATATCTCTTTCCAATAATATCAAGAAGAATACCCTCTAAATTATCACGAACATTGTTCGTATTCTCAGCTGCCATTTTGCAATGAATTTCAAATTTAAAGGACAAAATGAAGGCTTTGTCAGATGCAGCAACCGGTTCACTTTCACTTAATAGCGCAGCATGTGAAACTTTATTTTGTTTTTTTAGCTGCTCAAGCATATTGCCCCAATTACTTTTAATCTGATTTAAATCCTGTCGAGTTGCTTGTTTAAGAACTTCTGTTGCTCTACCTACCGGTACACGATAACTACTTTTGTTCACTTTTTGTACTCTTTGATCTTTTTGAGCTGTTACCTCTTGTGAGTTAGCATTAACAGTGATGCCCTTATCTTTCAAGTGAGCAACTTCTTTTTCTAAATCCTTCACCCGTTGAACTAAGTGTTCTACTTCTGGTAAGGCTTTAGACTCCTGTTGACAAAGCTGAACAATTGCTATTTCTAAAAGGATTTTGGGATGATTTGTCCATTTCATCTCTTGCTGACATTTATTCAGGATATCAATGATTTCATAGATCCTTTCAACCCGAATCTCATCTGCCAGTTGCTTAAATGATTCATCTACTTTTACTCTTACTAATATATCCTCAAGTTGAGGAGATGATTGATATAAGAGAATATCACGGTAGAAATAAATGATATCTTCAATAAACCGTTTTGGATCCTTCCCTTGATTCATTAGTTCATCAAGAGCCTGTAATGCAACTGGTACCTGTTGGCTTTGGATTGCTTGTACAAGCGTCATTAAAAATTGCTGCGAAACGGCACCGGTTATCATTAGGACGTTATCAAGTGTAACCTGCTCCTCACTTAGTGCAATTGCTTGGTCAAGTAAGCTTAACGCATCTCGCATCCCGCCATCCGCAGCCCTTGCCACAGCAAGTAACGCATCCTCATCAATGGCAACCTCTTGTTCTTGGACAATCGTGTTCATTCTGTTAACAATGGAACCCGCTGAGATCCTCTTAAAATCAAATCTTTGGCATCTTGATATAATGGTCAAAGGTATTTTATGTGGTTCAGTTGTTGCTAGGATAAAGACAACATGTTGTGGAGGTTCCTCTAGCGTTTTTAATAATGCATTAAAAGCTCCAATGGATAACATATGTACTTCATCAATGATATAGACTTTATATTTAACCGTACTTGGTGCAAACTTTACTTTATCACGGATATCTCTGATCTCATCTACGCCATTATTTGAAGCTGCATCAATTTCGAACACATCAGGATTAGATCCATTTGTTATTGTTTTGCATGCATCACATTGATTACACGGTTCACTTACAGGTGCTCGTTCACAATTTATAGCTTTTGCAATAATTTTAGCGGCACTTGTCTTCCCTGTTCCTCGAGGTCCTGAAAACAAATAAGCATGTGTGATCTTCTCGTGAAGAAGGGCATTTTGAAGAGTTTTTGTGATATGTTCTTGTCCAACTACATCTTGGAAGCTTTGTGGCCTCCACACCCGATATAATGCTTGATATACCATTGAAATCCCCTTCTTCTCTTATCATCTCATCTATTATACCGTAACTATCTTTTCAATTTCAAAGAATAATGAGAATCATCCATTATAAATAGTAAGGTTGTATATACAAAAAAACTCACCCGTTTTACGAAGTGAGTTTTATATGTGTATAAACTACCGTGCACCTTCCGTCGATTTAACACCATAAGCGTTACCTTAGCAGTTAGCTCGGTTCAGGCAACCCCGCGGCACACGAGATGGTCCACTTACTGCTGCTTCCTTCCGGACCTGACAGGGTTCATGGATTCCCGTTGCGCAGGACCCGAACGTCAACACCACTTACTAAGGGCAGACCTTACAGTGAATAAACCTCTGGAAGGAATTCGGCCTCGCTAGAGCGGATTGCGAGTACAGGGCACCGCTACCTCCCCGCTTAGCACGGCAAAGTTGATACCAATATTAGTGCGTCACTGGGACGCATAAACAAGTATATAACGTGTGAGACAAAAATGCAACGATGATACCTATCTTAATATTTGGTTTCTAAGGAACCTTTTTTCTTTTTACGTAAAGTTTGGAAAAAGTTTGTTAGTAATGCCCCACATTCTTCTTCTAATATTCCGCTCTCAACAATTGATTGATGATTAAATCTTGATTCTTGTAATAGGTTCATCAAGGTTCCTGCACAACCACCCTTAGGATCCTTAGCTCCATAGACCACTCTTGGAATTCGTGAAAGTACAATTGCTCCTGCACACATTGGACATGGCTCCAGAGTAACATATAAAGTGGTATCCTCAAGTCTCCATGTGCCGAGCTGTTTACACCCTTGATCAATTACTAGCATTTCTGCGTGGGCGATTGAACGTTGTTCAGTTTCCCTTAAATTGTAACCAGATGCGATTACTTCTCCATCTTTAACAAGAACAGCCCCAATTGGAACTTCACCGATTACCTCAGCTTTCTTTGCTTCTTTAATAGCCAGGCTCATAAACTTTCTATCTAATTCTAAAGTCAAACTTGAAAACTCCTTTATATAATTCAGTGTAATGTAATTAGCTAGTCTTTATAATTTGGTGAATAAATTGACATTTCTTTCTGTTATTGAAAATAAACTTACTACTAGTCATTTCCTGCTTATTTTTAATACTTAGAACTGTTTTACGAGGCTAAAGGTTTGGAAGAAAATAAATCCTTATATGATTCTAGTGGTCAGGATATTATAATCCGACACAAGATTAATCCTTATTTTCAGACTAACCTTATCAAACTGTCACTTACTATTTTATCAAAGGTTTTTATTTAATAAAGGGGGGTTATCATGCAAATTCATGTTATTCAACGTGGGCAGACCTTATATGGTATTGCTCAAGCATACGGAACAACCGTCAATGATATAGTAGAGGCAAATGAACTAAATCAACAAAGTGGACTTGTAATTGGCCAGACACTTGTCATTCCAATTATCGGCCGTTTTTATTGGGTTAAATCTGGTGATAGTTTATGGTCGATTGCTAATAGGTTTGGACTCTCATTTCAAAGACTTGCTCAAATCAACC
The sequence above is drawn from the Bacillus mesophilus genome and encodes:
- the tadA gene encoding tRNA adenosine(34) deaminase TadA; the encoded protein is MTLELDRKFMSLAIKEAKKAEVIGEVPIGAVLVKDGEVIASGYNLRETEQRSIAHAEMLVIDQGCKQLGTWRLEDTTLYVTLEPCPMCAGAIVLSRIPRVVYGAKDPKGGCAGTLMNLLQESRFNHQSIVESGILEEECGALLTNFFQTLRKKKKGSLETKY
- the dnaX gene encoding DNA polymerase III subunit gamma/tau gives rise to the protein MVYQALYRVWRPQSFQDVVGQEHITKTLQNALLHEKITHAYLFSGPRGTGKTSAAKIIAKAINCERAPVSEPCNQCDACKTITNGSNPDVFEIDAASNNGVDEIRDIRDKVKFAPSTVKYKVYIIDEVHMLSIGAFNALLKTLEEPPQHVVFILATTEPHKIPLTIISRCQRFDFKRISAGSIVNRMNTIVQEQEVAIDEDALLAVARAADGGMRDALSLLDQAIALSEEQVTLDNVLMITGAVSQQFLMTLVQAIQSQQVPVALQALDELMNQGKDPKRFIEDIIYFYRDILLYQSSPQLEDILVRVKVDESFKQLADEIRVERIYEIIDILNKCQQEMKWTNHPKILLEIAIVQLCQQESKALPEVEHLVQRVKDLEKEVAHLKDKGITVNANSQEVTAQKDQRVQKVNKSSYRVPVGRATEVLKQATRQDLNQIKSNWGNMLEQLKKQNKVSHAALLSESEPVAASDKAFILSFKFEIHCKMAAENTNNVRDNLEGILLDIIGKRYEMIAVPEPEWGKIREEYIREQRNDTEDDKQKEDDPLITEAQKLFGTELIEIIED
- a CDS encoding YbaB/EbfC family nucleoid-associated protein, translating into MRGGGNMGNMMKQMQKMQKQMAKAQEELGEKRIEGTAGGGMVTVIVSGHKEVLEVNIKEEVVDPDDIEMLQDLVLAATNDALKKAEELTNNTMGQFTKGLNLPGMF